DNA sequence from the Syngnathus acus chromosome 5, fSynAcu1.2, whole genome shotgun sequence genome:
TGGTTATTTATAGCAGACTACGGTATCATTTTAACAGTCCGGCCCACTTGACATCTACCGAGGCCGCATGTGGCCCACAAtgtgaaatgagtttgacacccctggttctATTCGGGCTggacactgccaggacaatcgagggcacctcctgcagctcttcactttgaattggacatccactttttctttgattttttacattatgtattctatgtgccctctctgcatccattgcagcctggtcatcctggaagggggatcctcccatctgtggtcccatCTCAAGCGTTTTCCCCTGATAAgggttttttgagtttttccttgccctcctgggagtttaagatcaggggatatTTTGAGAagaattgtcaattttttgtatatgtgaagccctttgagacttgtttgtgatttagggctatataaataagcttgacttgacttgacttcagGGAAGCACCAGCAGAACACGATGAAACTCTTTGTTGACATTAGTCAGTCAATGATTAATTAAATGCACTAATTGAccttgttttgcatttttcctACTTGCCTAAAAAATGgaaactaactaactaactaactaactaactaactaacttaAATAACTTCTCGCTTTATGTTTTTCATACTTGGCAAATGAACTAACTCAGTAACTAAAGTAAATATGTGaaactaaatcacaaacaGAAATGGCAAAGCGATGAGAAAcatagaagaaaataagaaatagaagaaaacaagaaataacCGGCCGTGTATGTGCACACTATCGAGGTCGATACCGAGTCGAGTTTGacaaatgtgaagaaaaaaaagtccaaagtaAGGTGCGGCAGGCCGGTGCAAAAAGGTTGATGCGCTGGGCTCGTGACTGATCTTGTTGTCGCCGCTGTAATGGGCTCATGCATCACTCTCGCACCTGCAGAGCGGCGGGCGGCTGCGTGCatggcacaaaaacaacattggcAACGGGAATCAGCTGCAAGTGTTCACACATATTCATTTCCAGACAATGACAGCGGGACAGTCGCAAACGTGCACGTGTTCCTCTCCTGTAGCTGGTGGCAAAACGCCCCATTTGGTGGGTCATTGCCCCATTTGGACAAACGGGAACTACCTGAGCAAACTCATTTGTGTTTGGCAAAATGACTGTaaaacgggaaaaaaaacatctcaagaACTGAGTTCATAAttgctttaaaaaatgaaacaaagcaGCATCATTCGCAAATGACATCGAAGCTCACTAACAAAGAAGTGAACTAATAAACATTGATCATCAAAGAGCCTTTTCctactttattttttcatgcttTTAACTAAGTGTGAcatgaaataaatgcaaatttgcTTCTACTAGCTAAAAAACAAAGTGCCAACACCAAATGAGGTCTCGCTTCACGTTTTTTGTACAGGTACACCGAGGTGTCGTTTGCCATTGTGTCTTAATTGTCGACAAGAGTGGAGGCTACAATTTTAAATCCATCAGACTTATGTAATCAAGTCACTTCCTGGGGTCAGCATccacctccacacacacacacacacacacacacacacacacacacacacacacacacacagtcagaaATGTGTCCATATATGCCGCTGGATGTTGTCTCCATGGCGACCTTCGCATGTAattctgattatttttatCAGCAAAGAGGCGCAACGATGAAGCAATGATGCTAACTCCCGGCGGGCGCATCAACGTCTCCAGCAGACCAAAGATTTACGAGGATGTTTGTGATATTCGGCCATGTTATGGATCACAGTCGCCCTCTGTTTTATGTCGGATGGTAAACAGAAACAAAGGGCGCTTCGAAACAAGTTGTTCCTCTTTGCAAAATCACTTCACGTTTTATATTTGCAAAGCAACCGTGAAATGATTTGAGCGTGGCTTAAAAGGAGTTTGTCGTGAGCAGTCGGAAGCGGGGCTTGTGACAGGCCAGTTGAAATGTCAGGGGCAAATCCATACCCACTCGCGCAATATCAATTCCCGTCCGCTGATGGACGTACCCCTGTGGAGGGCAGGGATGGGGGACGCAAGTGGGCCTTCCCACTGCTTGGGGCCCGCCCGGCCATCATTAGCGCTGCACTGATGAACCTTTCATCACAGCGCTATTAATAAACCTCCGCGAGCTCTAATCTCATCATAGAATCCTTTCTCCCAATGTCGGATTTTAGCAAttacaaaaatcaacaaattatGTATCAAAGGTGTTTCTCCTTTACAGAAAGTCAAGCAAAATGAGATCTGCAGTGCATACGAAGTCGCCTCTGTGTAGATGGGCACAATTTGTGGGAACGATcgttctttgcagaggataaagaatgtgTGACTTCATGAGGATTGAAATATTGTCcctcatggatggatggatggatggacggacggacggacggacggacggacggacggatggacggatggatggatggatggatggatggatggacatgtGTTGTTCAAATAGCTGTTGCCCAAGGGTTAGAACAGCAAAGTGACTCTGATGTTACGTTAGCTTGTCAATGGcgttttgtttgttagcattaagctaagtGGACTAAAAGCTATGGCGTGGTTCGTTgaaacaaatgcttttttaGTTTATTATTCTGCCTTGGTGGAGATCTGCGCAATAGAGACAGAGtagcatgtacacacacacagattgcGCCCACGCTTGTGCCGCCAAGACACCTGATGGCGTTTTTCACTTCATGTCTGCAACACAACACATCAACACATCACCTGACCAATGTCCAATCGCAAGCTGCTATTCatctatgtgtgtgcgtgtgcgcttgtgtatgtgtgtgtatgcgtgtgtgtgcgtgtgtgtaggcGGGCCTTTTCTGGCcttttcccctcccctcccacgTCCTCCATCTCTGGCGCAGCATTAGCATGCACGCTGCATGCTGCACCCTAGCACTCACTTCAAACAcccgcacacagacacacacacacacacacacacaaacactataTGACACACTCATATAGCACACTAGTGGAAGCAAAAGCATTTTGTACGTCAATgagatgttttcatttgacatgGAGCCCACCCTGTAAATGAGACACActctcacatgcacacacacactcacacgcacacacacactgaacaaCCCAGTCACTCACACCTGCTGAGTCTCTGCAGAGACACTTTGTGGTGGTGTTTCTCGTCATTCCTTCTTGGCTGTAAACTTGCGCAACACAAACGTGCACTAATGTCGCCATGGTTACACACACAATGAAGGGAATCAAACTCGTCTTGTTTGGGTTCACACCATGTAGCAAATGGTCACATCTCACATGACTTTGCCTTTCTTATTTTGTTAATCTCTTTTGTCACAATTGTTGAAATTGTCATCACAACTTCACATTAATACTCAATAATTATGATGGGTggagaagaataaaaaatcaaaattaggGGTGCTAGAAATTCAGCCCGCGGGAATCCAGAAAACATTGATGCAAATCTTTCAGCTGGAGTCAGCCTTGTTTctaattttgtccgattgaGATCGCACTGACAACCACATTGTGGAAGTGTCTGTTACTCCACATTCGAAACCTGATGCACAAGTGAGACgaaaaaaatttgattttttatttaacactTGCTATCTTCACTTTgttcattgatttattttttaacttaatATGTCAATCCTTTATATCTTAAAAAAGATGGGATTTTTTAAGCACGGAAAATTGTTTGGGGAATCAAGAAGAGCAGCTGACAGgtgggagggcggcgacctgaGGTGCTTCATTAGCGCCCTCAAAGGGACGTGCACGCTCGCTCATTCATAATTAATCGCGCACGCTCATATCAATAATATACGCGTCACAGAGAATATTTTTCGGGCCAAATCATGGCGACCAGTCGGGGCCGGATGACAATTGGGTGGTCATGAGGGGAACAtatgaaaatacggtaataacaTTTAACATTTCATTCGTTCcaatttcaacttttttttaacagcacCATGCAAGTAAGCATTGAGAGCCTTTCCCAGATGTGTCTTCAAGCAAATCCCGGAGGAAGCGTGCAACGGGTGAATCCCCAAGCTGAGCAGGGAGTTTTtattgtgcgtgtgcgtgcgttagtgcgtgtgtgtgtgtgtgtgtgtgtgtgtgtgtgtgtgtgtgcgcgccttGATGAGTTGCTCCCAGCGTGCTCGTTGGCCAGCGCTTACAATGAAATGCTGACTGGCAGCCATAACTCTGCTCGGGCCTTAGATTGAATGACGCCTTCCCCTGAGCCACCGCACACACATCTTTTCACTGCAcggtccatccatccatcctttctTCATTCTTGATCTTCTCTggctcgctctcgctctctttcactGCGCCGTGACTTGGCCACTGCGTTCATGCTTGGACAGATCGCAGCAGAAAACTCATTCAAGCTGAAAGCGGTCGTAAACGGGCCCTCGCGACTCCTTTTTTGTGGACAACAGTCCAAGGAATGCTCGTGAATCTTCCTCGCCGCGCTCCCACCTcatgaaaccaaaatggccgagTTCGAAATTGCGTCCTGTGATGTCCACCAAATTTCACGTCTGGTGTCAGGGGCTGCTTTTGGCTTTAAATTTTGCACCAAGGTGTTTGAGCATGAAATAACAgcttcaaagcaaaatggccgacttcctgCTCAATTTCAgggatggggagggggggatcgtttatttttttagcgcATCCTGTCATGTTGGCGCGCCTCATTATATGTCAGTTGCTGAAATTGGTGTTGGGGCCCGTTTTGCATCCTTCTTGTTTAGGCCCCCATTCATCAAAGGTGCCTGTCTTGTTGTCGCTGCCACTTTGGCCTCCAGGTGCCGCTTTGCGCACGAGGCAGGATGCTCGTCTCTCTCCGGATCCTCATTGATTGGCGACCGTGATGGGGAAACCACTCCCAGTGCACACGCGCCGATCGATTGGTCGCCAACTTTGCCATCCACTTAAGACGCATGAAGGCCGCTCCCCCTGCAGTTGAGAACATAAACCATCTGGTGATATGATGTCGCATGAACATTGCTAGCACCGCGAGGTGACAagaaggagggggaggggggacgAGGGGGGCAGGAGTGGAAAAAGGGGCCCATCTATGGTCTTCGCCATGCATTTCTAAAGCTGGAAAGGATGTCAGAAAGCAGctaacaagaaaacaaaggaaaGTGTAGGCTGGCAAGGCaggcaaggaaggaaggaaggaaggaaggaaggaaggaaggaaggaaggaaggaaggaaggaaggtagAGCAGTAAGTTTCAGATTAAATAATCACTAACAGGCCTGCATGAGGAATAAGTATGTGAAAACAACATGCCACTATATTGGCATGACTTCATTTTGAGACTTCAATTAAATTGACTTCAAATACATGCAACGTTGTGATGTTTGTCGTTTGGTGGCGAAAGTAAATAATGTAGCGAGCTTGCTTTTCTGGTCATACATTTTTCAATTGACAGGCTTTTCCTGTCCACGCAACGTGCATGtttacacgcacgcacatgcgCAGCAGTGAGCGTCGTGGACAAGATCTGCCTTTGAAGCACATGCACCGAGCTCCTTTCGGGCTTCCCATGACGACTGCAGCATGACAGTGCGCCACAGTGGAGCCCCTTTCACACAGCCTGCATGAGAATTTGACGCCCCGCCCCCAAGATTCAACATCAACCACATCGACCGACGGATGGATGAAGAGTAAAATGGTGGAAGGATgcaaaatggatagatggacgAAGAAAATGGACTGGTGGAAAATGATGAATGATGGTTAAATAAGCGGAtgacgcacacacgcacgcgcgcgcatacgcacgcacacacaaccagcaaaaaaacaatatagaaaatgtgtgtgtgttcgttgTCATAAACAAAGAGAAAGTGCTCCACTGGCTTACAGTCTAAATATGGACGTCGTGTCCTGGTGGGAGGCTGGCGGGACATCTTGAGTCTAAACACTCGCTCAGTGTTTATTGGAGCTTCCTGCGTGAAAGTTGACTTTTATTTCCTTGTAGttgaagacaaaaaggaaGGTTGAGAGTTGACAATTGGTttatttctgttgtttttgactttttaaaacaaaggATGCATGCACTGGGCTCTTGCAAGACTAAATTGGTTGTCAATTGTGTCTTTGATGTTCACAAGATGTTGACAACTGCGTTTGTTGAAAACCAAATTGTCATTGGTGTTTTGCCTATGACTAAAAATGTGAGTTTtatgttgaatttttaatgACTCAATTGGTTTTAATGTTGActaaaccatttgtgtcattaaCTGGATATCCCAttgaatttcacattttacacCCCTCAAAGACCCAATTTGATTGAAGTACACAAAAGTTGGACTTTGAGCTGGTTGATAACGAGATTGTCTttgatgttgaaaaaaaaacatgcatcctTGAGAACTCGGGATAGCATACGAGTTGTGCAAAGGACACCTCACCACGTGGAATCTGACTGTCTTTGATGTGTACAAACTCACACATTAGATTTGGTCATGACTCAAAATGTTGGGCTTTTACAAATATTAGGCTTGCTGATCGATGATAACAAGGACAGGGACATGAAAATGATACATAATTCTCAGAGTTGGTGTCAACTAAATGATAAAAGACACGCTTGTCATTTCTCATGTTGCTGTTCTTGTATGTGCAACAAGTTGTGTTGCGGTCAACCACTGACCTCTTGATTTGTTCTCCTGCGGAGCAATGCTGCTCTCTTGTGGCCTAAGCAATGTAACACTTGGCAAGGCCTCGACTTGCAAACATCAGCGGCAGGCGATGGATGCCGTGTTTCAAGCAGCAACAGAAACGCCTCACTTGCAaaccaaaacagcaacagTCTCTTGAATGAGTGGAAACATTGGTGACAACGAACTTCCGAAATGGTCTCATATggttcaaaagaaaaacttgtTTGACTTACTTTTGGACAACTTTGGTTCCGTGCGTGTGCGTAGAgtgaaaattcaaaacaattccAAAAATGTTGCCCTGAATCCAACAAGGAGCCCACGGCTGCGAAGTTTTTCGTTTCCAGATAACGAGCGCACCTGTTCAATCAAGGCCAGATCACACGCTGGGCTTCTTTGTACATCCTTCCATTTCTGTTTTCCTTTCCCTTCCATTTATTTCTTGTACTTCTCACGTTTAATAGTCAATTCATTGTACTTTACTTCAAATTTCTTAACGTTTAATTTGTAGGATCGTGCCTTTGAAAAAGACATGGCTTTCACAGCCCTGCAAAAAGAAGTAGGCAATTATGGCAACAAGTCAGCAAATGTAGCACGACATTCTTCCTCCGTTTAATGTCACGTTTTCCTCGTCGTCGCCGTCGGAGGTGGACAGCACAGTAAGCTCGCTCGGCCAGACGTCTTTATACTGGAAGAGAACATCCCTGCCGTCTTTCCGGCCGAGGCGGAAAGATTGACTTTTGCTCCTCTTGAACAGCTCAGCCAGAAAGCGCAACTTGCGCTACACAAGAACAGCGTGTGATACTTCCGCCTTGGATGGAACCATCCGGAAGGTCTCGCTCCTGGAACCATCCGGAAGGTCTCGCTCCAAACTGTTTCTCGTTGCGAACGCCGTTGTGAGGCTGACGTGCGAGCTTCGCATGAATTTGTTGGAGACGGACCACAACAAAATACGCAAGAACAGGAATCTGGGGTCTGTGGCGGTGATTTGGATTGTATACATTGCAAACTTTGTCCTGGTGGTTTCCTTGGCGACCTCCACAGCAGTTTGGCTTTGGGCTTATCATTCTCTCTTGTGTGTGGCGAGCGAGACGAAGGCGATGGGTGGCGGTGGGCGTCTCGTAGCTTAGCAACCCCGACGGCCCCCTCGGACTGATATGAGGCTTTGTTCCAGCCTCGCTGTCGGGCGGCCAAAGAGAAGGCCCGAACAAAAGCGCTCTTCTTATGGAGGCCTccgctttcttttcttcttcatctttttcCAAGTGAGCGGAAAGAGTTCAGTGTGGTACTTGGGGGAGGGCACCAGTTGGTcccaataaatgaaaacattctaTTATCAACTTCACGTTGGTTTAGTTGTTACTATACTCAGGCAAAAATTGGCTCAACAGGGCCAACTGGAACTTTTTCTAAATGAAGCCCCGGAAGCCTGCTGGACTTTACAACCTGGAATTTGGCGGACGTGTTTGGAGAGGTCATTTTAGCAACAAGGTTCTTGAAATGAATTGGTTTCTAGATTGTCGCAAAGTGAAATTTGGTAGAAATGTGTAAAAGGGGTCGAGCCACAAAAGAGCAACTCTGGACccacaaaaagtctcaagaagcACAGAACGTCCGCCCCAATGAAAAGAGCAATTTGGGTTTGGGCCGGATTTTCTCACTAAAAAGGAATTTTATGCTAGATATgatttggatttatttattaaccaAGGAAAGGCATGTAGCTCCAAAATAGCGTATTTCTTCATAAAACGatgttctgtctgtctgcagtGTGGCAAATTCCTGTCTGCTCTCCGTGGCAACGTTACACAAAGCAAAAGACTCacacttgtttgtttcttcctTAGTTTTTGGAGGTGACGCTTCCATcgttgaacaaaaacaaaacggcaAGCTGAAAGACTTGAAgatcagaaagaaagaaaggataGACAAGCCCAAGAAGGTCCAATCCAAAGTTGACTCCAAGTAACAAAATGAGTGGAAGAACAAAACTCATTTTGGCTCACAACTGTCAACTCTGATTTGGGAACCCCCTAAAtcctagtttgaaagcctaatCCGACATGGAAGCCCAAATTTAAGGCCCCAACCTTTGCTTGGACCCCTCATTTTAAATCCTAAATCTTGTCTTGAAGCCTCCATGTACACGACTACACtaacaatgtattttttgaaaaGCTAAGGCTGCCTTGAAACCTTAGCTACTTCAACCTATTCCTAGTTTCAAAGCCTATTCCAAATTCGACTTTGGCTTTTTAAGCCTGGTCATCACATTAGAAAGCCCTGGAACATCTAGAAACCCGAACCCTGACTTGAAGAGCTAACTTGAAATCGTAAGCCAGACTTGGAACCCTAGCCTAGTGTCGAAGCCCTCATTTGAAAATCTAACCCTGGTTTAAAGGTTTTGAGCCCTACTCGAAACCTGCAACCCTTGCCGGTCCAATGTCAAAAGCCTACATGGCGAGTTCCGTGTCACCTGAGTGAGAACGCTCCATTCAGCAGGGCGTCCCGATGACATCATCGGGCGTCAAGGACGTcggggaggatgaggagagtgtggaggcggcggcggaggtGGACGCCTCGGGCAGGCACTCGtcgcagcaacaacagcagcagtccAGGAAGGCCTGACCCAGCGAGCGACACaagcacagcagcagcacggGCGTGGCGGCGCAACGAGAGAACAGGAAAAAGTGTCCAGCCAGACCCACCGCTTTTGCCAGACCCTCCGGTGCCTCCACGTAGGCCAGTGCCATGCTACACACACTATCGGGTATGTTGCAGGCCACGTGCAAGGTGCTCAGCCACAGCACTGTGGCGCGAAGCCTGGGCTCACGGCTGCGGTGGAGGTgaccatgatgatgatgatgatgcttcTTCTTTGTTGGCGATCcacaggtggaggaggaggagcgccTGCTCGGTGCTTTGACAGGTTGCTGCGCTGACACCTGCAAATACGGGATTGTCATTGGGCTGAAAGGTCTTGCCATCTGATTGAGGCTTGTTACTAAACGCGATGACCTCACAGCAAGTTGTCGTTGCTGTTTGAGCCAAAGAACACTACCTAGTGCACACCATGACCGTCATGATGCCACCCATGTCATATCAAGTGCTACAGGCTGTCTGTCAGGTGTGTCAAGGAAACATTCAAAGCCGCACGCCAATCAAAGAACGGACCTTTGCTGCTGTCAAGTCACCATTTGTATATAAAAAGTGCAAAcgtcacatacacacacacgctaaaatgaattaaaacctTGCTCTGTTGCGTTCatgtcacacatgcacacacactagtGAGTCGAAGATTGTCGGCAGCGTACCCGTTGAGTCACTAGGTCACAGGCCAGCGTGAAGAGCAGCGGCAGGCAGCTGTAGCATCCAAACATCCACCAGGTCCGGGCCTCCTGATAGGTCAGCACCAGCGAGTAGACACCGTCGGGCAGTTCCGCCGAGGGCTCGCCCACGCAAACGTCTGCCACCGGGGACGAGCCTCCGTAGCCGAAGGGTTCCCACAGCCTGACGGGTTCCTGGCGCAGCTGCCACAGCAGCAGCTCGGGGACGGCCAGCGCCAGCGAGCCCAGCCAGACGACAGCCATCTTGGACAGGATGGAGCGGCAGGATTCCACTCTGGGTTCGGGCCCGGGGCATGTGGCACGGTGGAAGCGGTCGATGCTCAGGGCGCACAGGCTGAACGTGGCCACGCCCAGGGATGTCACCTGACGTTCAAACATCACACACTCATTTCAAAACTTCGCGTATGCTTGGAAGCCTCATAGCGGAACTATGAGCCTGGCTTGAAAGCTAACTTTGAAGCTTCCACCTTGAAACCCCAATTCAGAAACTCAAGCTTGAGCTGAACCCCATAATCTTATCTTGAAACGCTCATTTGACTGACACCAGAACCGTGTATTGAAAACGCACATTTGAAAACCTAACTTGAGTTTGCAACCCCGAGCGCCACACTTTGGTGTGTGCGCGACTGACGCAAGCGGACGCCGATGATCCCACTTGTCCGTGTCCCCCCAGTGAAGACCCCAAGTTAAGATCATTAATGGGCACATCTGATTCGTTTCATTAGCATGACAAAGGCGCTAATGCTCATTAGCCGGATTTGCGCCTTTCACAACAGGACAAGGAGGAAAACCGCTAAACCCACTAAAGCCCAAAATGTCGACTCGGGTGAGTCAGTGACGCACCCAGGCTGTCCGCCTCCTCCTGTCATTCAAAAGAAGCAAAcattaaagacattttttcatttgtttgttttcccatgGGGCAGTTTGGTCCCCACTGCGTGATGGGAAATATaatcatgtttttaatttatgacAAAAGAATAAGTTAGAATTTTGGAAATCGTGATTAAAAATCCCAATTTttaccaggaaaaaaaaaaccaatttgATGAATCTCCAGTCAGAATTTTACAAGTATAAACAGGaggcaaaatgtaaacatttttggagGGGAAAAGGGGACAACTttacaatattaatatttaaacGTTGAGAATAACGTTCAGatctttataaaaaaaacacctccaAATTGTATGCTTAAGAAGGAATTACAAATgtctatatttttattttaaaataaaagtgacaacgCTATGAGGAGGAAAATAAACGTCCTATCGctaacgttttatttttatgagaaTTTTCTAGCATTGGAGTCAGAATTTTGCAAATCACACTTTGACAAAGACAACTTTTatagaagagaaaaaaaaagtaaattatgTGTGAATAAAGACAGAATTTTGCAAGAATAAAGGCATAATGAGTCGTTTACCTGACTGGCTATTGAGAAGCTTCTTAACTCACCTCCAGAAAAGGCACCAGGTAGCAGGACGCTCCTCCGAGCAGGCGCCTGAAGGTCAGCTCGTGGAAGACGACCACCGGCAGGCAGAAAAAGAGCACCAAGAAGTCCAGCAGGGCCAAACCAGCCAGGATACAGTTCCAAGCGCTCTGCAGGTACGCGTTGTGCCACACAGTGCACATGAGTGCCAGGTTGCCCACCATGCCCACCGAGAAGAGAACCAGGGCCAGCAGCATCAGCGCGTACGCCCAGTACGAGCCGTCAGCCACGGGGAAGGTCGGATAGGGCTGCGGCTTCGACGGTCCGGAGGACGACGACGGCGAGTTCGACCAGAGCCCGCGGGTGCTGGCGATGACCCGCGGGGTCGTGAAGTACCCGCTCGGGTCTTCTCGTCTCCGGGGAGCCTCGTCTTGACTCGCTCCGGTAACCTCTGAGCTCTCGACTGCCGCGGCATCCTCGCCCCGGCCGAGGTGCGCCTTACCGGGCGAAGGCGGGGGAGGGAGTCGGACTTGGCTTCGGAACTCCGCCGACCCGACAAAGAGaagcaaaagaaagacaagcgCGCTCATGTTGGATGATGACTCCGCAATTAGGACATAAGCACTAATAAAAATACGGCTCTTTTT
Encoded proteins:
- the gpr37l1a gene encoding G-protein coupled receptor 37-like 1, with protein sequence MSALVFLLLLFVGSAEFRSQVRLPPPPSPGKAHLGRGEDAAAVESSEVTGASQDEAPRRREDPSGYFTTPRVIASTRGLWSNSPSSSSGPSKPQPYPTFPVADGSYWAYALMLLALVLFSVGMVGNLALMCTVWHNAYLQSAWNCILAGLALLDFLVLFFCLPVVVFHELTFRRLLGGASCYLVPFLEVTSLGVATFSLCALSIDRFHRATCPGPEPRVESCRSILSKMAVVWLGSLALAVPELLLWQLRQEPVRLWEPFGYGGSSPVADVCVGEPSAELPDGVYSLVLTYQEARTWWMFGCYSCLPLLFTLACDLVTQRVSAQQPVKAPSRRSSSSTCGSPTKKKHHHHHHGHLHRSREPRLRATVLWLSTLHVACNIPDSVCSMALAYVEAPEGLAKAVGLAGHFFLFSRCAATPVLLLCLCRSLGQAFLDCCCCCCDECLPEASTSAAASTLSSSSPTSLTPDDVIGTPC